The DNA window tagTTAATTAGATTCAAGTATTGCAGGTTTAAAGCTACAAAGCATGACCCAAGGTGAGTCAACTGAACACTAGCGCACTACTCTGCCAGATATCACACCGAGACTTCACAACATACAAGGCTTCAATCTTAAGGCTTCAATAATCTATATCTTTAtcttaataatgaataaaatgagtGGGTGGGATGTGAATGGGGGGGTGGGTAATCATCAGTCACCTTTCTGACTTCTTGAAGCGGACACTGGACTTGAATTTCTCAGACACATAAATTAATGATAAAGTTAACCTGGGACTtttggatgtgtaaataagcaactgtttgAAAGCACTTTTGCAATGTAACGTTCCCAAAGAGATACCAGACATAAATTATATCTTTCACATGTTTCACTTCCCGTAAAGTGAccaatacaacaaaacaaaacaaaaaaagtcattaatgcagctttaaattaaaatatttgagGGTTTTCGACAATCAAAAGCAAAAGCCCTGACAGCCCAAATAAACTAGAACTCTTTAAGACAAAAGCAGAAGACTCGTTTTACTTTGGCTCATCCTAAAAAAATTATATGTCATCGTCTCTAATCAGAAACGGCTGCAGCTGACCTGAGGCACAACAAAAGGTCTGAATATTGCTAAACTGATCCGCAGGGGCTCCAGTGGTGGTTTAAGACGACTGACTGGAGGGCAGAAAACCTCCATCTTTGCTACATGAACGCCACTGTCATTCTGCCTCTGATGTGATCGGTCAGTTGAACCACACGTGCATCCAGTGAGATGATGGTTTGTCATGATTTACTGCTTCCCTTACAAGGACCACATCACATCTCTCTGAGCTAAGGCATCTCTTTCACACGTACTcttcacacaaaacagaaacatcacgaagaaacaaatgtgacagaaaatatgaagCTTGTTGGCGCAGAAGCAACAAATGATATTTGTAGATATGTAGAGAGGACAGTCCCACGGTAAAGGGAGCAGGTCTGTGCGCGGTTCCTCCTGGCGTCCGCAGGTGTCAGATGTCATTGTGTTGTTCAGTCACTCTCACTGCCTGACTCACTCAGCTGGAGGTCACTCTCTGCAACACAAGTACACTGGTCAACTTAACTGATTCCTGCAGTTGAAATTAACATAATTCTGTGGGACATTTAGATGTTCTATTTCTCCTGTTTTCCCCCCACATCTGAATGGAAACTGCTGTTACAGCAGTAAAGAGCTGATAAAAGTGTGAGAAACATTAGATAAGTGTTGAGTCATTGGTCTCTCTGCTGTAGCTTCAGCCGTTGCTGGGGAGCAGCTGGCTGGTGTCCACTTCTCTGTAAAGAAAAAGTACCAAGACAACCTCCTTTCCATATTCAGATTGAGCTGAGAGGGCTACTCACTGAGTGTGTTCATGAGacctcctccactctcctgGTGGCGACTGTTGGAGttgctgctggtgttgatgATAGGCATGCTGTGATTGGCCGGGGCCGCAGGCGGAGCCGAGGTCCGCTCGTCCTCCGAGtcactgctgctggagctgtcatcgctgctggaggacgaggagctgTTGGAGTCTGAGGAGCTGTCGCCACTGCTCAGCTGGTCCATGACCCGCGCCTCTGCCATCAActctgtacacaaacagacGTGGGACAAATATCCCCATTTATGAGAACACAATAAATTCAACTGGCCCAACAATAAACTTACCAGGCTAACCATTTCTtcaggtgaaaacatttcaaataaaagtcATTATTGTTGATAGACTCTGAGCCCGACACCATGTTACCTCTCTCAATGTCGTCCATGGGGGATGCTGGAGACGTCTTCTCTTTGGGAGGAGAGCTCTTGGAGCTGGCTGACGACTTGttgctgttactgctgctgttactcTTCATCTGCTGGCTCAGGCGGCTGGTCTGTTGCTCCAGGCGAGAGTGGATCTTGCTGCTGCCTTCAGCCCTGTTAATGCACATGGtctgatgttaatgtttctATTCAAATGTTGGAGTTAAGAACTGAAATGGAACCGGTTGATGTTTTTACTGACTCCACTTTACTGTCTTTTCCACCTCATCTCAGTTATTCAAACTGTAAATTGGATTTACTTTTAACTTCTGCCAtgttaaatcagattttttataCTTAATGTGCACTTTAAAAAGAAGTACGTGGAACGTAAATACAAATCACagattgtaaaaatgtgttggaaGAAATCTAGTCATATCATTTGTATGAACCCACCTGGTCTTCTTCACAGCTATGttactgttgagtttttccaGTCTGTACTCTCCGGTGTCATGGTTCACGATAAGGATGCACTCCTTCATGTACGGCCTCTTGGATCCCTTGAAGACCGTCACTGGAGCACTTGAACCCTAAAATACACGACACAGGTCAAGATCATAGTCAGGATTTCAGAAACATATTGGTCATTTGTTTGAGTCCCCTTACCCAAGAGAGTTTTAAATAAAGCCAACAATATTAAATGATATATGACAATGTTAATATCTTAagttaatataaaaaaataaagcagtatTTACCCTACAAAAAGTGTGAATACTATTCATCAATAATTTTTGAATAACAGATCCTTTTCTGTTGGACAGAAACTTCAGACACTGACCTCTAGGTTGGGCAAAGTGATTGTGACCTGCTCTCCTTTGCCCACTTCCAGCTCCCCTTCACATGTTGTATCGATGGAGGCTGGTTTGAAGTCGTctgtgacaaaagaaaagaaagaatttaaagaggaaatatatatattatgtgcAATATTAACAACATCAGCATGCAATGTTATCCCAACACATCGACGGCTGATCCCTCAATGCTGCAGTTCTCTCCCGGTACCACCAGATGGTGCTGGTTAACAGGCTGACAcaaggctaacattagctaacagcTTTGACAGCTGGAGCACCGATGCTTTCTGAAAGCTAAGAGTTAACTAACTCACGAAGGCGACAAAGAACATGAAGAACTGTAACCGTGACAAAACGTGCCTACAGCAGGCGGATACACACGGACTGAGGCAGCTAACCTGGCTACACGTCAGACGGCTGAGTTTTAGCCATGAAGCTAACTAGCATGCTACTGTTAGCTACTGAAAATCCAGACACACGTAGAGTTGCACTTACATCGCACTGTGTGGAAGGCACTTTTAGGGTGTTTCTCAAACGTCTCTCCCAACTTCAAGACGTGTTCTTGATTGTCAAAGTTGGAATAAGCGGTCCCATTCATTCTGACAGTTTCATGTGCTGTAAACTTTCTGCTCTGTCTCATCCGATAACCATGTACGGAACAGCCCTCACCACCTCGTTGGTAATGCTAAGTCCCgcctcctcttcactctgatTGGACTCGCCTCTCGTCTGATTGATTCATCGTCTGTCAATCAAAATATCGTGACAGGGCAGCTTCAGGGCAAACGTCACATGGTTTGTGGGCTATAATCACTGTTGTATGACCTGCTggctgtttgtatttgtattattgatctatctatctatctatctatctatctatctatctatctatctatctatctatctatctatctatctagagCAAAATTAAACTAGTGCAGTTTAAATCAAGTGATAATGCACGATAAAGAATGCAGTAAGTACTCCCATATTTCCGGACAAggataaatcaaatgaaaattacaacatttctaaaagcattttaagaaataaaaactaaatatgaACGCAAATCTAAGACGGTTTACTTTTTAGGCAGCAGTGTAAAACTTTTTCAGCTGTGATTTAGAGTCGTGGCTAGTCTAATGTGAACAGGGAGGTTGTTCCAGGCCTTGGTTGCATGATAACAAAATGATGAtttgccattttttgttttgactcttACAAGTACCAGTAGACTGCTCCTGGATGTCCTCGGGGTTCTGGATTGTTCATTAGGCAAGAGCATGTCAGTGATGTATTTCAGGCCAGAGCCATGGAGTGACTGGAAGACAAAGTAACAGGATTTTGAAGTCAattctctctcactgtttgcCAGTGTAAGGATTGTAGACCAATTGTAATATGGTAGAAATGTCTTAATTGTTATCAGGACCCTGGCAGCGACATCCTGAATTGGTCGGTGTTGTAGTGTGTTATCTGGGAGCCCTGTGAATAAACCATCACAATAATCTAATCAACTGGAAATAAGAGCCTGGGTTCGTTTTTCCAGATCATGCATGGACATTATTCCTCTGATtcttgctgttttggttttttgggttttttttttaagtcgtAGCACACAGTCGAGGAGACAGATTTGATATGACTGTTGAAGTTTGAGTCTGAGTTTAAGATAATACCAAGGTTTCTGACTTCAGCTGACTCACCTCAGCTCATCTTGAAACTAGAAATACAGCAGAGAGTTGGATCAGGCTGCAAGATTCTAGGTGGCatgtgttctttatttttttcagaaagcacaagatgaacagatttttgaaaggaaaaaaaaaaacaggtgaagtTTATCAAGCAAACACTCCATTATAATACAGTTTATAAGAGCCCAGCTGATACTTGATATTTGGGGTGGGTGCCAACAATGATATCAAGAAGTCAAAATTTTGCACATTGATATGTGGGCTAATACACATTTTTGCAGTGATCActaaatgtggttatcaaataCTTGTAATGgaagcaggatattttacagttcaaCCGTAGACCTTCCTGGGGATTTAGCTATTCTAACCCACTTCTAGTATCTTTTTCTGCCTCATAATCTCTAAAAAGAAGTTTTACGTCAGCTGAATATATCGATCAACCACGTGTTGTGCCTCTTTTGTGTAAGAGCTCTGATGGTGTGTTCAAAGTTCAACTTGAATTTGTAACTTGCGGGGAAAAACAATGAGAATTGCATGAGTGTGAAGCAACAACAAATTGTGAAGAGTAAACCAGGGCGGACTCTGACAGGAAGGGAGCGGCATCAATGGTCTGAGCTGTAAACCTAATTACTGAATTAGCTCAAGCAACTGAAACACAGCATTTAGGTCCTGCAGGTCTGGCACTGAGGGACTAATGAAGTGCTGCAGTAACACTTACTGACTCCGAAGGCTGCGGGCGCTCTGAGCAGTGAAAAtaatctcttttcctttctttaaacTCTTAATGATTCCTAAGCCTTAAACTGCTGCCCTGCCTGCACTTTAACAGGGCCATATGCTCCGCTGCCTTCAAACATTAAAGGATCAACATCTGAGACAAGTGGAATGTCCAGATTACACAAGTGTGTTATCACCACCGTGTGTCTGCGCATGTGTGCAGGTGGAGGAAAAGTGGTTCTGTGGCAGAACGCAATAAATAAGAGAGAGTAAAGGGCAGTAATGTTGGGGGGCtatgtgacctttgacctctggtTTAAAGTGTAAGAATCAGAGTAAAGTTCATCAGCTGCCAGAAAATTCAGAGGCTCAGGATGAACAGAGATTACTGGAACTTGATTTGGGTGGTTTCACAGTCTTCCTGAATTCATGTActtgtttttccattattttttaattacaatCCTATTTAAGGATGCCAGTGTCATGCTGAAATCCGATGAGTATAGATTGCAGCCAGACAGGAGTCCTGTTTCCTTGCATATGTATCCCTCGTGAAGAGAAACCAGCAGGGGTCCGTTTCCATGGCTGAGGGTAAACAGTGGCTGTCCTCTGGTGATATCAGTTACTGTGGTTGCCCCTGGACCATGGGAGGCAAGGTTTACTGTTTCCAAGCAACTATCCACAAGTTCACAATGCTGTGGCGGTAAAGCCACAATGGAGAGTTCCCAGGTTGTGAGGGAGTAGCGGCGGTGAGAGACGACAGTCAGCACAGAGACCGTTCTCAGCCTCTGTAGAAAGCTGCTCTGCTGGGAGAACAATACACAGGCTGAAAGGAATACTGTGACAGACCTCCCTCTACAGACTGCTCTAACAGCACgcagtttaaacagtttaaaccGCTACTTAAGTTAATTCTTCACTTCTATCTGAAGTCCATTTATGTATTGGTCGAGTTTGTTCACACGTCAGCACTTAATGTTCATTAACATGCTAACTATTGAATTTGCTATGATTTTACGGAAGGCAAACATTCATCTTTTATTCCtgttcacatcattttcataaTGTGTTAAGAAGTTAAATCAAAACGTATCATCGGGTGACGTGCTGGAGCTCCACCATGGAAAGTTAGGCACCTTACTACAACAGTGTCAAATCATCTATTTTCAGGGcgctgttgtattttatttcctaTAACTCGTATGGTTCTTGTCTAACATGTGACTTGGCTGTATAACACTATATTTTCACAGTGCtatttaaaatattactctGACTATTACGATGCACTGGGgagcctttttatttattcatttatttattcatttatattggACACTCTGCAGTTCCAGGCGAGGAGCCAGCAGctgtgagtgcacacacacatcatgctgAGTGACAGGGACTGGCCACCTCCATGGTCTGGGATCTCCGCCCTCTGAGTGTTGAGGGGGTCGAGGAGGGGGACATATGGGCTGAGTGCGCTCACAGCCAGCTTCTCTCATCTGAGCCAAtcaggagcagagacagagcgTTTGTCGTATGGCTAGTGATGCCTTCACTTGCTGTCGGAAATATAACAATTACAACACGAGCAACTCGTGAATAACGACTCACAAAATGTGGTTGGGATGAAAATGAATTActaacagtcacacacacaaaaaacgtAACTTGTCAGCACgacatcagcagtgtgtgcagtgtgtacTTTGTAAACTGTGCGTGTTAGAACTCCTCTTTAAGCAAATATTCAGTAATGCACATCAACTAACACTATGTGCTATGTTTGTGAGCTTATTTCCTACATGTCATTTAAAATTATGATTAgaatatgttaaaatatgtataaattaatttacatgtaaaatataCTATGAGCACCTTGCAGACCCCAAATAAGGTGTTTTACTGAgcattttgtttcacagaaTCAAATTGGCATTTAACCTTGTTATAAGCCTTTTGTCTACAGAGGGAGCACATAGCAGGTCTGAGCCTTTTGATTTTGGAAACAGGAGAGCAGCTGAAAGATATTCTGCCATTGTCATGGCCACACATGATGAATGCATTAGTTTTAAGTTAAGTTTAGGACCCAATTAGAGACTTCATCCCCAGTTATTTGGCCAATGtgcatttgctgttttgttgatCAATTAGCCTACATTACCAAACAAAAGTAGCacaaatgtgcaatatgtaagaagtaCCCACCTGTAGAATGATATTGAAAACAAACGGGCCAGCATCACTAGCGTaaatgctaactgctgccaagtATGGCTGCcatttgctagttagctcaattagctgtccatctagtggtccagactgagaGCTCAGAGAACTGGGGGAGTGTTGGCGCCAGTTGCAtggaggctagctggttaggtTGCTAACTTCAACAGATATCTCCACAAAATGACGTCATTAcgtcaaaactgtcatttctccacattctgttgatgattttaattCATTGTTTCAACAAtaaattcacacacatttcacctTTAATACATATTGACcgacaaaaacatatttttgtgaaTACATTTTCTACACGTGTTATTATTTAAATGACATAAGTACTAAAGCTAATCTTGGTGTGGGGTTGTAAAAACCAAGACGTTCTTTCTTTGAAAGGGCGAGTGCTGAATGTACGAGCAGCACGTGAAAGCAGCACAGTTCCCAAGGAGAACCCCGCAAAGGAGCGAGGTCGTGAAGCCGGATCCTCCGGTAAAATCCCTCAAACCTGCGGGATGGAAGGACGCAGAAGTCAATGACTGACCCACCAGAGTGTGGTTTTTTATACGGGTCCCGGTCTGACCCGGTCCGTCCCGGTCTGTAGCTCTCATCAGATCCCATCCTTCAGTGTGAGAAGCAGCGAGTGTTCAACCTGATCCAGGCAGAAACAGGACGTCTCCTCTGTGATGGGACGGAGCTGAAACAACTCTGAGTGAGTCTCCTGCACATGAACCAGTAACACACACGAGTAAATGAGTATATGTAAATCTGTGGACTAAGAGACTGGAAGCGACGCTGATTGATGGAGCCGGAGTTGTTGCTTCAGCAGTCACtgttgcagtgttgtgtgtggATTTGTGTTTAATGGTGATCCACTGTGGTTTTACGCTGACCTTCGCGTTCTTTATGTTTCCCTCCAATGAAAGCAGTCTGTATACCTGGGCTGCTCTCATCCAGCCATCGCAGCATCGTCTCGCTTCACATCTCCACACAGATCGTCCAAAGACTCGCATGTTTACACTCTGCAACGTGTGGATCTACAAAATAAGCTTTACGTTCGCGTGGTCTAAATCACATCTCCTTATATCCCTGTTGTTCATCACAGAGGAATTTATTCATAAGTGCTTTCTTGTTAAATGCTTGAGAACCCCAAGTGAGTCTACAAATTACTTATTTTGTCTGATAGTCACTTCAGTAACCCCAAAGATACTGGGGTCAATTGACCAGACCAATTATCAGCCTGGCCAATCATCGATGCTGACAGTCAGCATGTTTCCTGATTATCAacactggtgtttttttaaacactgatcTGTCTCTGATGCAgaatcttctcttcttctgtagTCCCCACCCAGGTCTCACTCAGTGTCCCGCCCACAGCACGgtctgattggttacatgtcACAAGTGACAGCCTGTAAACACTTAATAATTTGTATTTGCAAAGTAACTTGGGACATTTTGTGGAGTGGACATAAAGTaacaaaaatatggaataaataagtataaatataaatataaatgtcaatATATAAGTAAAGTACATCCACATTGTAAATAAAtatagtacttgagtaattGTACTTATTATTCTCCCCTTTGACactaagatttttatttttactgcttAGGTTTATAAGTTCCAATtatagctaacattagtttagaaatggagtctgctaacagagagcaacagtagctaacgtaagtttatgaatgtgttgtgttcCAATATTCATATATCCATGAGTACACTTAAACGTAGTACACTATCCGCACTTACTAAGTACGCAGATTTCAGCCAGTGAGTGTTGTTCCAAATCTAATACTCTGTGGTGCCCTTACCGGAAATTACTTTCGCGACAGCCGCCGTGGCTCGTCAACCGCCAAAAACGGTGAACAAAAGACATCTACGACTTTACTTTTTAACAATTACAATTATACAGTCCTGCAATATGGCTCCGCTGCAGGCGCTGTCATCTCTgtagctatttaaaaaaaaaaaatccgagCTGAGCGCCTCTGCCTGGCTCCGCTTTTTCCACTATGTAGACAAGATGGTGGCCGCTGAGTGTGCAAAGTGTACATCGTTGCACACTCAATGTTTCTGCCATTATGAGGGCAACATCTGGGTCCTTAAGGTACACTTCTTTTCGCCGCGATTGATATCGGAACACCCTAAGTACTCAAACTAAGTATAGTAAGTACGGAAAGTTTGGATATTGGAGCACGGCAATGGAGTCTGCTAACAgacagcaacagtagctaacattattttagaaatggagtccgctaacagagagcaacagcagctagcattagtttagaaatggagtctgctaacagagagcatcAGGAGCAGCAGTAGCTAACATCAGTTTACAAACAGAGTCTGCTAACAAAGAtcaacagtagctaacattagtttagaaatggagtctgctaacagagagcaacagtagctaatgttagtttacAAATAGAGTCTGCTAACaaagagcaacagtagctaatgttagtttacAAATAGAgtctgctaacagagagcaacagtagctaacattagtttagaaatggagtccgctaaAATGGACTAATGACCgacttccagcacaacacagaaattCCACAGAGAACCTTTTAAAGACAATTatcttgattttgtgttttttttgtgtgtgtgtgtttttttttattgactaaTCAAAGTATTGATTAGTATTGTCTTCATTGTTAGGTTTGTGTAGTACAGAGCTCGGTCTGACTAAATAACTTAACGTCATTACCCGAAtcagaggagggaaacagctgCCAGCTTGAACTGGCCTCACCTTTGGGAATTGTCTCAGCAGCCTGGACACTGTCCCCACTGACACCATCAGGACTGTACAGTAGGACTGTCCTGCAGGACTGTGGtgtctgt is part of the Acanthopagrus latus isolate v.2019 chromosome 9, fAcaLat1.1, whole genome shotgun sequence genome and encodes:
- the eaf2 gene encoding ELL-associated factor 2; this encodes MRQSRKFTAHETVRMNGTAYSNFDNQEHVLKLGETFEKHPKSAFHTVRYDFKPASIDTTCEGELEVGKGEQVTITLPNLEGSSAPVTVFKGSKRPYMKECILIVNHDTGEYRLEKLNSNIAVKKTRAEGSSKIHSRLEQQTSRLSQQMKSNSSSNSNKSSASSKSSPPKEKTSPASPMDDIERELMAEARVMDQLSSGDSSSDSNSSSSSSSDDSSSSSDSEDERTSAPPAAPANHSMPIINTSSNSNSRHQESGGGLMNTLKSDLQLSESGSESD